Proteins encoded by one window of Candidatus Afararchaeum irisae:
- a CDS encoding CheF family chemotaxis protein: protein MTDEKEIADFESVYALTSNLGSFDLSFKRGRVILSTRRLVIVGNDEKRAVPLRSILQVRLRQTPTEKDEEAVLVKYGDGDSKEAAVVKSNPDVVHRFYEVLNRLLLSGREVYVEDPVEIGGRRMATSWERTRLRIEDGTVLLEDTTRIDPDEVQSLRVKKTKVDSIDSTGKSLTVRYLRRVNAEDESRSVTTRIFHTNERFVRLLYYFAGRRYHDVVDDIKTVSVSERQERILSALYSGLTAEETRETVARTVKTEGTEEDDDDDKEDTRSFGELVSDLKDKDLVGRDDRGVRTTMKGNVYVNTVYDFGLG, encoded by the coding sequence ATGACGGACGAGAAGGAGATCGCCGACTTCGAGTCGGTCTACGCCCTCACATCCAACCTCGGGAGCTTCGACCTCTCTTTTAAGAGGGGGAGAGTAATACTCAGCACGAGACGTCTCGTGATAGTCGGAAACGACGAGAAGAGAGCCGTTCCCCTCCGTAGTATACTCCAGGTCAGGCTTCGTCAGACACCCACGGAGAAGGACGAGGAGGCTGTCCTCGTGAAGTACGGTGACGGGGACAGCAAGGAAGCAGCCGTAGTAAAGTCAAATCCCGACGTGGTTCACAGGTTCTACGAGGTACTCAACAGGCTCCTTCTCAGCGGAAGAGAGGTCTACGTCGAAGACCCCGTCGAGATCGGCGGACGACGTATGGCTACTTCTTGGGAGAGAACCCGTCTACGTATAGAGGACGGTACCGTACTCCTAGAGGACACGACTCGTATAGACCCCGATGAGGTTCAGAGTCTCCGAGTGAAGAAGACGAAGGTGGACTCGATAGACAGTACGGGTAAGTCTCTGACCGTCAGGTATCTCAGGAGGGTAAACGCGGAGGACGAGAGTAGATCAGTGACTACTCGGATATTCCACACTAACGAGCGTTTCGTGAGGCTTCTCTACTACTTCGCGGGCAGAAGATACCACGACGTAGTCGACGATATTAAGACAGTATCCGTCTCGGAGAGACAGGAGAGGATACTCTCGGCTCTCTACTCGGGTCTCACAGCCGAGGAGACTCGTGAGACAGTGGCGAGGACGGTGAAGACAGAAGGAACGGAAGAGGACGACGATGACGATAAAGAAGACACGAGGAGTTTCGGCGAACTCGTGAGTGACCTCAAAGACAAGGATCTCGTGGGGAGGGATGACAGAGGTGTCAGAACTACCATGAAAGGAAACGTATACGTCAATACAGTCTATGACTTCGGTCTCGGCTGA